The Streptomyces sp. SS1-1 genome has a segment encoding these proteins:
- a CDS encoding TetR/AcrR family transcriptional regulator gives METATPAVRKAPRPRADALRNRERIVTAAREMFVEHGPDVPLDDVARRAGVGNATVYRNFPDRDALVREVVCSVMDRTVAAAHLALAETGDAFEALERFVHTAADERISALCPMVQSTFDQHHPDLEASRERCESLVAAIMDRAKAAGQLRSDVDVGDVMIAAAQLSRPPAGTDCGIADRYVHRHLQLFLDGLRAPARSTLPGTALTMEDLRKA, from the coding sequence GTGGAGACCGCCACCCCCGCAGTGCGCAAGGCACCCCGGCCCCGCGCCGACGCCCTGCGCAACCGGGAGCGGATCGTCACCGCCGCCCGCGAGATGTTCGTCGAGCACGGCCCCGACGTGCCGCTCGACGACGTCGCCCGCCGGGCCGGCGTCGGCAACGCCACGGTGTACCGCAACTTCCCCGACCGCGACGCGCTGGTGCGTGAGGTCGTCTGCTCCGTCATGGACCGTACGGTGGCGGCGGCTCATCTTGCGCTCGCGGAGACCGGGGACGCCTTCGAGGCTCTGGAGCGCTTCGTGCACACCGCCGCCGACGAGCGGATCAGTGCGCTGTGCCCGATGGTCCAGAGCACCTTCGACCAGCACCATCCGGATCTGGAGGCATCGCGCGAGCGGTGCGAGAGCCTCGTCGCGGCGATCATGGATCGCGCGAAGGCGGCGGGGCAGCTCCGGTCCGACGTGGACGTCGGCGACGTCATGATCGCCGCGGCCCAGCTCAGCCGGCCGCCGGCCGGCACCGACTGCGGCATCGCGGACCGCTACGTCCACCGCCATCTGCAGCTGTTCCTGGACGGGTTGCGGGCACCGGCCCGCTCCACCCTTCCCGGTACGGCACTGACCATGGAGGACCTGCGCAAGGCCTGA
- a CDS encoding M6 family metalloprotease domain-containing protein — protein sequence MQPYRRIRPRRVAALASVTALIMAVGTSAGTGHLTAGTSTVAGAGPISPEHSTALGPCMISGPPAVQMSEGVPTPRGYARSTGTVRALTLMVDFPDAPGTGSALDRYGEFFPQTQKWFRTSSYGRLDYRAETPIPDWLRMPKSFREYGIERGAPFDPGYRRLVQDIVVAADARVDFTSYDFLNVLVTPNAGPSALDTVLSVTFAGNVEAPVADGVSVTNASFVYSRQDDGSGSYHRTGYRVLPHENGHVFGLPDLYTAEGGGAVGHWDIMSEDWGANNDLLGWHKWKLGWLDDAQVRCAAAAGSDEYTLTPLAREGGPKLLFVPLGPHSGYALELRTREGNDEAVCRPGILVYRVAADVDTGMGPVKVQDSQQDSGGCTRSPNVHAELSDATFTPGEEFRDDKRGVRVAVVGVEEDGGYRVRVTREGDARG from the coding sequence ATGCAGCCGTACCGCCGGATACGTCCCCGCCGTGTGGCCGCCCTCGCCTCCGTCACCGCCCTGATCATGGCGGTCGGCACCTCGGCAGGCACCGGGCACCTCACGGCGGGCACCTCCACGGTGGCCGGGGCGGGACCGATATCCCCGGAGCACTCCACAGCGCTCGGCCCCTGCATGATCAGCGGCCCGCCGGCGGTCCAGATGTCGGAGGGCGTGCCCACCCCGCGCGGCTACGCCCGCTCCACCGGCACCGTCCGCGCCCTCACCCTCATGGTCGACTTCCCCGACGCCCCCGGCACCGGCAGCGCCCTCGACCGCTACGGCGAGTTCTTCCCGCAGACCCAGAAGTGGTTCCGCACCAGCTCCTACGGCCGCCTCGACTACCGCGCCGAGACGCCGATCCCCGACTGGCTGCGGATGCCCAAGTCGTTCCGCGAGTACGGCATAGAGCGCGGCGCCCCCTTCGACCCCGGGTACCGCCGGCTGGTCCAGGACATCGTGGTCGCCGCCGACGCGCGCGTCGACTTCACGTCGTACGACTTCCTGAACGTCCTCGTCACCCCGAACGCCGGGCCCTCCGCCCTCGACACGGTCCTGTCGGTGACCTTCGCCGGCAACGTCGAGGCCCCCGTGGCCGACGGCGTCTCCGTCACCAACGCCTCCTTCGTGTACTCGCGCCAGGACGACGGCTCCGGCTCCTACCACCGCACCGGCTACCGGGTCCTCCCCCACGAGAACGGCCACGTCTTCGGCCTGCCCGACCTCTACACCGCCGAGGGCGGCGGCGCGGTCGGCCACTGGGACATCATGAGCGAGGACTGGGGGGCCAACAACGACCTGCTCGGCTGGCACAAGTGGAAGCTCGGGTGGCTGGACGACGCCCAGGTCCGCTGCGCGGCCGCCGCCGGCTCGGACGAGTACACCCTGACCCCGCTGGCCCGCGAGGGCGGCCCGAAGCTGCTGTTCGTCCCGCTGGGCCCGCACTCCGGCTACGCCCTGGAACTGCGCACCCGCGAGGGCAACGACGAGGCCGTCTGCCGCCCCGGCATCCTCGTCTACCGGGTCGCCGCGGACGTCGACACCGGGATGGGCCCGGTGAAGGTGCAGGACTCCCAGCAGGACAGCGGCGGCTGCACCCGCAGCCCGAACGTCCACGCCGAACTCTCCGACGCGACCTTCACCCCGGGCGAGGAGTTCCGCGACGACAAGCGGGGGGTGCGGGTCGCGGTGGTGGGGGTGGAGGAGGACGGGGGGTACCGGGTGCGGGTGACGCGGGAGGGGGACGCGAGGGGGTGA
- a CDS encoding NADPH-dependent FMN reductase: MSHAPLKIGVLIGSVRPGRFADKVSRWFLSEIGRRDDMETHVIDLSEPVLADELKLTLEQSDAPTLAQRIGGLDGFVVVTPEYNHGYPAALKLAVDYVYREWRAKPVGFVSYGGMAGGQRAVEQLRQVFAEMHAVTLRDTVSFHMAWERFDDDGRPHDEDGTAKAAAVLLDQLAWWGLTLREGRAARPYDG; the protein is encoded by the coding sequence ATGTCCCACGCGCCCCTCAAGATCGGTGTGCTCATCGGGAGTGTTCGGCCCGGGCGGTTCGCCGACAAGGTGTCCCGGTGGTTCCTGTCCGAGATCGGGCGGCGGGACGACATGGAGACGCACGTCATCGATCTGTCGGAGCCCGTGCTCGCCGACGAACTCAAGCTCACCCTCGAGCAGTCCGACGCCCCGACCCTCGCCCAGCGGATCGGCGGGCTCGACGGGTTCGTCGTCGTCACGCCCGAGTACAACCACGGCTACCCCGCCGCCCTCAAGCTCGCCGTCGACTACGTCTACCGGGAGTGGCGCGCCAAGCCCGTCGGGTTCGTGTCGTACGGCGGGATGGCCGGCGGGCAGCGGGCCGTGGAGCAGTTGCGGCAGGTCTTCGCCGAGATGCACGCCGTGACCCTGCGCGACACCGTCAGCTTCCACATGGCCTGGGAGCGGTTCGACGACGACGGGCGCCCGCACGACGAGGACGGCACCGCCAAGGCCGCCGCCGTGCTGCTCGACCAGCTCGCCTGGTGGGGGCTCACCCTCCGGGAGGGCCGTGCCGCCCGGCCCTACGACGGGTGA
- a CDS encoding tyrosine-type recombinase/integrase, giving the protein MANNQGRRRRFGSVRQLKSGRWQARYRDPNTGQLRGAEETYATKTDAEVALAHIEADITRGQWNDPDAGKVHFGEYATAWLKDRKLAARSRERHESVIRLHLLPTFGERALSSITTAQVRAWRTKCLERTGEPTVVKAYQIMRAILNTAVDDELIRRNPCRIKGADRYDVPERPVLTVSEVYAVADAITPRYRLLVLLAAFAGLRFGELASLRRRDVDADNAALMVQRSQAEMQTGALFDKAPKSNAGVRPVAFPTELMPDVRRHLDAYAGAGRDSHVFLGPQGGRLRRSNFRDDWINARKKAGITADVHFHDLRHTGNTLAASGASLRELMTRMGHSTPRAALIYQHMVNGRDREIADRLGSMIRKERGDVDS; this is encoded by the coding sequence ATGGCGAACAACCAGGGACGGCGGCGCCGATTCGGCTCAGTCCGACAACTCAAGTCCGGTCGCTGGCAGGCACGTTATCGAGACCCGAACACGGGCCAGCTCAGGGGCGCCGAGGAGACATACGCCACCAAGACCGATGCCGAGGTCGCGCTGGCTCACATCGAGGCGGACATCACCCGTGGCCAGTGGAACGACCCCGACGCGGGCAAGGTCCACTTCGGTGAGTACGCCACGGCGTGGCTCAAAGACCGCAAGCTTGCTGCCCGTTCACGCGAGCGGCATGAGTCCGTGATTCGTCTGCATCTCCTACCCACCTTCGGTGAGCGGGCGCTGTCGTCGATCACAACGGCACAGGTCCGAGCGTGGCGCACGAAGTGTCTGGAGCGGACCGGTGAGCCGACCGTGGTCAAGGCGTACCAGATCATGCGAGCAATCCTGAACACGGCGGTTGATGACGAGCTGATCCGCCGCAACCCGTGCCGGATCAAGGGCGCCGACCGCTACGACGTGCCGGAACGGCCTGTCCTCACCGTGTCCGAGGTGTACGCCGTGGCCGACGCAATCACCCCGCGCTACCGGCTGCTCGTCCTCCTCGCCGCCTTCGCCGGACTGCGGTTCGGAGAGTTGGCCTCGCTCCGCCGCCGGGACGTCGACGCCGACAACGCCGCGCTCATGGTCCAGCGCTCGCAAGCCGAGATGCAGACCGGGGCGCTCTTCGACAAGGCCCCTAAGTCCAACGCCGGCGTTCGCCCGGTGGCCTTCCCGACCGAACTCATGCCGGACGTGAGGCGTCACCTAGACGCCTACGCCGGAGCCGGCCGCGATAGTCATGTCTTCCTCGGCCCCCAGGGTGGTCGCCTCCGCCGGAGCAACTTCCGCGACGACTGGATCAACGCGCGGAAAAAGGCGGGCATCACAGCAGACGTGCATTTCCACGATCTTCGGCACACGGGGAACACGCTCGCCGCGTCCGGTGCGAGCCTGCGCGAACTGATGACTCGGATGGGCCACAGCACGCCCCGCGCAGCGCTGATCTATCAGCACATGGTCAACGGCCGTGACCGCGAGATCGCCGATCGGCTCGGCTCGATGATCCGTAAGGAACGAGGCGATGTGGACTCTTAG
- a CDS encoding excisionase family DNA-binding protein gives MVDRLLSVQQVAEVLGTGVRFPRRLIEERRITFVKVGRHVRIPESAVSAYVAEHTVEPVTVRRTVLRRTA, from the coding sequence ATCGTGGATCGGCTTCTCAGCGTTCAGCAGGTCGCCGAGGTGCTCGGTACCGGCGTGCGTTTCCCTCGGCGACTGATCGAAGAGCGCCGGATCACCTTCGTCAAAGTCGGGCGGCACGTTCGCATCCCGGAGAGTGCCGTGTCCGCGTACGTCGCTGAACACACCGTTGAGCCGGTGACCGTACGTCGTACTGTGCTGAGGAGGACTGCCTGA
- the repSA gene encoding replication initiator protein RepSA, producing MTNTATAAGLDPAILADVLRLAGSPGFDRIQDQIRRTGGCSDPIHLQGSTVTRDATTGQVLHSYSTDTEPGGRLRVACGNRRASRCPSCAWTYAGDTYHLIRAGLVGDPAKGTPETIRDHPRVFATLTAPSFGPVHNRPGDRPCRCGTRHDEDAPELGTPLDPDAYDYAGAILWNNHASELWRYFTIYLRREIAKRAGLTQKDAKEQSRVSFGKVAEYQKRGAVHFHAVIRFDGPAGPDDAPPLWATLDLLNDAIHAAAARVAVDVPSSGDQPARTLQWGTQLDVRPIRAFGDGAEITEQAVASYVAKYATKAAETTGTVDRRIGNKDALALLGVPDHPARLIAACLDLHALYPDRKLRDWAHMLGFRGHFSTKSRRYSTTLGALRQARADYRAAQQRTALGLPDPDDEETTTLTLAHWTYAGHGHTPGESWLAANIRRDIQLNRETAREVRADLDEHETEGEW from the coding sequence GTGACGAACACCGCCACTGCGGCGGGCCTGGACCCGGCCATCCTCGCCGACGTGCTGAGGCTGGCCGGGTCCCCCGGCTTCGACCGCATCCAAGACCAGATCCGCCGCACCGGCGGCTGCTCCGACCCCATCCACCTGCAAGGCTCGACCGTCACCCGCGACGCCACGACCGGACAGGTGCTGCACTCCTACTCGACCGACACAGAGCCCGGCGGACGGCTCCGCGTCGCGTGCGGCAATCGGCGGGCCTCCCGCTGCCCCTCGTGCGCATGGACCTACGCCGGCGACACCTACCACCTCATCCGCGCCGGCCTCGTCGGCGACCCCGCCAAAGGCACCCCCGAGACGATCCGGGATCACCCGCGGGTGTTCGCCACTCTCACGGCGCCCTCGTTCGGCCCGGTCCACAACCGGCCCGGCGACAGGCCCTGCCGCTGCGGCACCCGTCACGACGAGGACGCTCCGGAGCTGGGGACCCCGCTCGACCCGGACGCGTACGACTACGCAGGCGCGATCCTGTGGAACAACCACGCCTCCGAGCTATGGCGCTACTTCACGATCTACCTGCGCAGGGAGATCGCCAAGCGCGCCGGACTCACCCAGAAAGACGCGAAAGAACAGTCCCGAGTGTCCTTCGGCAAGGTCGCCGAGTACCAAAAGCGCGGCGCCGTCCACTTCCATGCCGTGATCCGCTTCGACGGGCCCGCCGGGCCTGACGATGCCCCACCATTGTGGGCCACCCTCGACCTGCTCAACGACGCAATCCATGCCGCTGCCGCACGCGTGGCAGTCGACGTGCCCTCGTCCGGAGACCAGCCCGCCCGCACCCTGCAATGGGGCACACAGCTCGACGTACGCCCCATCCGGGCCTTCGGCGACGGCGCTGAGATCACCGAACAGGCGGTCGCCTCTTACGTCGCCAAGTACGCCACCAAGGCGGCCGAGACCACCGGCACCGTAGACCGCCGGATCGGCAACAAAGACGCGCTCGCCCTCCTCGGCGTGCCCGACCACCCCGCCCGGCTCATCGCCGCATGCCTGGACCTGCACGCGCTCTACCCGGACCGCAAGCTGCGCGATTGGGCCCACATGCTCGGCTTCCGCGGCCACTTCTCCACCAAGTCCCGCCGCTACTCCACCACCCTCGGCGCCCTCCGCCAGGCCCGAGCCGACTACCGCGCCGCACAGCAACGCACCGCACTCGGCCTGCCCGACCCAGACGACGAGGAGACGACCACGCTCACCCTCGCCCACTGGACCTACGCCGGCCACGGCCACACCCCCGGCGAATCCTGGCTCGCCGCCAACATCCGCCGCGACATCCAACTCAACCGAGAAACCGCCCGCGAAGTCCGGGCGGACCTGGACGAACACGAGACAGAGGGGGAGTGGTGA
- a CDS encoding mobile element transfer protein, translated as MRPNRFYDVIRIGPVRVGTFNNGRGQTRHTAACTAPKCGFSNEYGDRSAAELAARTHRCA; from the coding sequence GTGCGCCCGAACCGCTTCTACGACGTGATCCGCATCGGCCCCGTGAGGGTCGGCACGTTCAACAACGGCCGGGGCCAGACCCGACACACCGCCGCCTGCACCGCCCCGAAGTGCGGCTTCTCCAACGAATACGGCGACCGGTCAGCCGCCGAACTCGCCGCCCGCACCCACCGCTGCGCCTGA
- a CDS encoding DUF2637 domain-containing protein translates to MARSIRIDAVLIQAVIAGALSFAHLHDLAEAAGQSGWKAWAYPVSVDLLLVAVWRRLRTERSKLAWFWFLVALVASLGANIATAGLLDLNHVPAWLRILVAGWPALAFLGGTLLAHTPTDPAPVPAPERAPRPAPAVDRPAAPEPTPEPAPEIPTPEPAPALPQAPAPAPAVPPALVDHARKVATEHRTRTGSDIDTATLRARLGVPEDLACAIVAQLA, encoded by the coding sequence GTGGCCCGCTCGATCCGCATCGACGCCGTACTCATTCAGGCCGTGATCGCCGGTGCCCTGTCCTTCGCCCACCTGCACGACCTTGCCGAAGCGGCCGGACAGTCCGGCTGGAAGGCATGGGCCTACCCCGTCTCCGTCGACCTGCTCCTGGTCGCCGTGTGGCGCCGACTGCGCACTGAACGCTCGAAGCTGGCCTGGTTCTGGTTCCTGGTCGCGCTGGTCGCCTCCCTCGGCGCGAACATCGCCACCGCGGGACTTCTCGACCTGAACCACGTCCCGGCTTGGCTGCGCATCCTCGTCGCCGGCTGGCCCGCCCTGGCCTTCCTCGGCGGCACCCTCCTCGCCCACACGCCCACCGACCCGGCCCCCGTACCGGCTCCGGAGCGTGCGCCCCGGCCGGCACCGGCCGTAGACCGCCCCGCGGCGCCCGAACCAACCCCGGAACCGGCCCCGGAGATCCCGACGCCGGAGCCTGCCCCGGCACTGCCGCAAGCCCCGGCCCCGGCTCCCGCGGTGCCGCCAGCGTTGGTCGACCACGCCCGGAAGGTCGCCACCGAGCACCGCACGCGTACCGGCTCGGACATCGACACGGCCACCCTGCGCGCTCGCCTCGGCGTCCCGGAAGACCTTGCCTGCGCGATCGTCGCCCAACTCGCCTGA
- a CDS encoding FtsK/SpoIIIE domain-containing protein, with amino-acid sequence MGDLTLLLEATGALAGAGGLGYAKHRAPRVYWSTVGLPLTWGRFTFSYRSTMEVCGLTVQPTGLRAFMTRNLARREVRPVPPKIRRVRPTSTGLRITLRLPAGLEPADVAASCERLRHAFGVQSVTVSETRPGYVELRMTGYDVLRRVRLPRSAQPSGLRVPVALREDGTVFERDYRAVPMALTLGATLSGKSVYQRNLVKGLAKLPVGLIGIDCKRGVEHSRYAPRLSALATDPDMAGRLIDALVLEMSERFDLLALHGVSDVWDLPAKLRPVPLVVLIDEVAELFFVTSKKDEAARDRTVMQLVRLGQMARAVGIYLEVCGQRFGSDLGRGATALRAQLTGRVVHRVNDKQTAEMGLGDIAPDAVMAATSIRADRPGVAVAGDTSGGWSRIRTPETTPAEAAAVCREFAHLTPELPFLAPFRPPARQVVPPMPTVPPLIIPQP; translated from the coding sequence ATGGGCGACCTGACCCTGTTACTGGAGGCCACCGGCGCCTTAGCGGGCGCCGGCGGTCTCGGCTACGCGAAGCACCGGGCGCCGCGTGTGTACTGGTCGACGGTGGGCCTGCCGCTCACCTGGGGCCGGTTCACCTTCTCCTACCGGTCCACGATGGAGGTGTGCGGGCTCACCGTGCAGCCGACCGGTCTGCGGGCGTTCATGACCCGCAACCTGGCCCGCCGCGAGGTCCGCCCCGTGCCGCCGAAGATTCGCCGGGTCCGCCCCACCTCGACCGGGCTGCGCATCACCCTGCGCCTCCCGGCCGGCCTGGAGCCCGCCGACGTGGCCGCGTCCTGTGAGCGTCTGCGCCACGCGTTCGGCGTCCAGTCGGTCACCGTTTCCGAGACCCGGCCCGGCTATGTGGAACTGCGCATGACGGGCTACGACGTCCTTCGCCGGGTCCGTCTCCCGCGCTCCGCACAGCCGTCCGGCCTTCGAGTTCCAGTGGCGTTGCGGGAGGACGGCACGGTCTTCGAGCGGGACTACCGCGCGGTTCCGATGGCGCTGACCCTCGGGGCCACGCTCTCTGGGAAGTCCGTCTATCAGCGCAACCTGGTCAAGGGCCTGGCCAAGCTCCCGGTCGGGTTGATCGGCATCGACTGCAAGCGCGGTGTCGAGCACAGCCGCTACGCGCCTCGCCTGTCGGCCCTGGCCACGGACCCGGACATGGCCGGGCGGCTGATAGACGCGCTGGTCCTGGAGATGAGCGAGCGCTTCGATCTCCTCGCCCTGCACGGCGTCTCGGACGTTTGGGACCTGCCTGCGAAGCTGCGGCCGGTGCCGCTGGTCGTCCTGATCGACGAGGTGGCAGAGCTGTTCTTCGTCACTTCAAAGAAGGACGAAGCTGCCCGCGACCGGACGGTCATGCAACTCGTGCGGCTGGGTCAGATGGCCCGTGCGGTCGGCATCTACCTGGAGGTCTGCGGGCAGCGTTTCGGCTCCGACCTCGGCAGGGGCGCCACCGCCCTGCGTGCCCAACTCACGGGCCGTGTGGTCCACCGGGTCAACGACAAGCAGACCGCCGAAATGGGCCTGGGCGACATCGCCCCGGATGCGGTCATGGCGGCGACCTCGATCCGGGCGGACCGTCCTGGTGTCGCGGTGGCCGGTGACACCTCCGGTGGCTGGTCCCGCATCCGCACCCCGGAAACCACGCCAGCCGAAGCAGCGGCCGTGTGCCGGGAGTTCGCGCACCTCACCCCGGAGCTGCCGTTCCTGGCACCGTTCCGGCCCCCGGCCCGGCAGGTGGTGCCGCCGATGCCCACCGTCCCGCCGCTGATCATCCCGCAGCCCTGA
- a CDS encoding GntR family transcriptional regulator: MTPSGAPAEQLPSRRIAEDLRRQIETGELRSGDKLPSERKLAEQYGSARNTAREAVRILAEQGLVTAKQGSGVFVRTPQRLFRFGSDRYSLKNRETGLTPFRLEAKRQGKVARIEVPSITREKPPADVAERLRVPADNESVVHRENHYFADDEPVQIVSTYLRWDEAQGTLLMQAKTGKDGIYGRLQDLGHVMTRVRDEISARMPTPEEAAVLQLLPGVPVLEVLHTSLDQDGIPFEVSRYVHRADQTGLLYELPVEQED; encoded by the coding sequence ATGACCCCGTCCGGCGCCCCGGCTGAACAGCTACCGAGCAGGCGCATCGCCGAAGACCTGCGCCGCCAGATCGAGACCGGAGAACTCCGGAGCGGCGACAAGTTGCCGTCTGAACGAAAGCTCGCCGAGCAGTACGGATCGGCACGCAATACCGCACGTGAAGCGGTGCGCATCCTCGCCGAACAGGGACTAGTCACCGCCAAGCAGGGCAGCGGAGTGTTCGTCCGGACTCCCCAACGGCTCTTCCGCTTCGGCAGCGATCGCTACTCGCTCAAGAACCGGGAGACGGGACTGACCCCGTTCCGCCTAGAGGCGAAGCGGCAGGGCAAGGTGGCGAGGATCGAGGTTCCATCGATCACGCGAGAGAAGCCGCCGGCGGACGTAGCCGAGCGTCTGCGTGTGCCAGCGGACAATGAGAGTGTCGTCCACCGAGAGAACCACTACTTCGCCGACGACGAACCGGTACAGATCGTTTCGACGTACCTGCGATGGGACGAGGCCCAGGGAACACTCCTCATGCAGGCCAAGACCGGCAAGGATGGTATCTACGGACGGCTCCAGGACCTTGGACACGTCATGACGCGCGTACGTGACGAGATCAGCGCTCGAATGCCGACCCCGGAAGAGGCCGCAGTCTTGCAACTGTTGCCCGGGGTGCCAGTGCTTGAAGTCCTACACACCAGTCTCGATCAAGACGGCATTCCCTTCGAGGTGTCGCGGTACGTCCATAGAGCCGACCAAACCGGGTTGCTCTATGAACTTCCCGTCGAGCAGGAGGACTGA
- a CDS encoding GNAT family N-acetyltransferase, producing the protein MIIRPFTDDDLAGAAVALVEVHDTDGYPVEGVDDPEAWIKSEDVLAAWVAESGGRIVGHVAVMKPQGEAAVDLWVKQSNDDADHVGVLARLFVVQSARKQAAGQRLMEAAVSYARTQGLRLVLDVMVKDASAIRLYERLGWRKIGETVHHFGSGDAIPAVCYVSPTA; encoded by the coding sequence GTGATCATCCGCCCGTTCACCGATGACGATCTGGCCGGCGCCGCGGTGGCGCTGGTCGAGGTCCACGACACGGACGGTTATCCGGTGGAAGGTGTCGACGACCCGGAAGCTTGGATCAAATCCGAGGATGTCCTGGCCGCATGGGTCGCAGAGAGTGGCGGCAGGATCGTGGGTCACGTGGCGGTGATGAAGCCGCAGGGGGAAGCTGCCGTAGACCTTTGGGTCAAGCAGAGCAACGACGACGCGGACCACGTAGGCGTGCTGGCACGGTTGTTCGTGGTGCAGTCAGCCAGGAAGCAGGCAGCTGGCCAACGCCTCATGGAAGCCGCTGTGTCCTATGCGCGCACCCAGGGGCTTCGCCTAGTCCTCGATGTCATGGTCAAGGACGCATCCGCTATCCGCCTCTACGAACGGCTTGGCTGGCGGAAGATCGGCGAGACCGTTCATCACTTCGGCAGCGGCGATGCCATCCCAGCCGTGTGCTACGTCTCCCCGACCGCCTGA